In Dehalococcoidia bacterium, the DNA window GCGCATAGTGAGAAGCGGCGAGCCGGCGGGGTTGCTGGCCTATCGGGACGGCAAAGCCATCGGGTGGCTCGCTCTCGCGCCGCGATCGCACTTCGGCCGGCTATCGCCCGCCGCGTCGTCGACCTGGGTGATCGCCTGCGTCTACCTGGCGCCGCAGGCCCGTGGCGCCGGCGTCCTTACGGGACTCCTCGCGGGCGCGATCGCCCACGCACGCTCCGCGGGCGCAACCTTCCTGGAGGCGATACCGCGAGGCTGGCGGACAGATGGCGGCCGGCCGGCGATGGCCTCGCTCCGGGGAGCGCTTCTATCCGCCGGTTTCGAGGAGGTAGACCCGGTAGCGCTGGGTGTCTTGTTCCGGCGAACCATCTGACGCTCCCACGCTGCGGCCTGAAGGCCGACGTGCCATTAGTCGACGTCCGGCCGGCCTCTGACCACCGACACCATCACCAGACTCCGCGCCTATTCGGACTTGAAGCCGGTGAGGGTGTGGCTGCCGTCACAGAAGGGCTTGTTGGCGGACTGGCCGCAGCGGCAGAGAGCGGCGCGCGTCGCCTCGCGGACCGAGCCGTCAGGGCGCGTGATCTGGAGACGGCCGCGCAGGTAGAGAGGCCCATTCGGCTGCGGTTCGACGACGGTGACGTCGGGCACCGGCTCCTCGGGGCCGCCATCGAGGCGGCGGTAGCTCAGCGCGCCGGTGGGGCAGGCGCTCACGACCCAGGCGATCTCGTCGGCTGGGGCTTTGTCCGGCTTCACCCAGGGCGCCGTACGGGGCTGAAAGACGTCCGGCAGGTTGCG includes these proteins:
- a CDS encoding GNAT family N-acetyltransferase, with translation MARGLDAIRAVGPDSWDELAALLADAPGGCWCMWPRLPLGTMSERTAGQNREDARRIVRSGEPAGLLAYRDGKAIGWLALAPRSHFGRLSPAASSTWVIACVYLAPQARGAGVLTGLLAGAIAHARSAGATFLEAIPRGWRTDGGRPAMASLRGALLSAGFEEVDPVALGVLFRRTI
- a CDS encoding (4Fe-4S)-binding protein — encoded protein: SAGEGAMERPVEERKREGVQRVYRGESIEVIWQPEYCIHASFCWRNLPDVFQPRTAPWVKPDKAPADEIAWVVSACPTGALSYRRLDGGPEEPVPDVTVVEPQPNGPLYLRGRLQITRPDGSVREATRAALCRCGQSANKPFCDGSHTLTGFKSE